One Zingiber officinale cultivar Zhangliang chromosome 10B, Zo_v1.1, whole genome shotgun sequence genomic window, GCCATCTCGGGTTTTCCCATTGCAGCTATTTGGAATATTTTCTTCTTCTTAATCATCTTTTTTGTTTCCTCCAGTTTTACTAAACTCTTTAACTCAGATTCCTTGGCAGCTTTAATTTGTTCAAAAGCAGAAATTACTCTGTTATAAGCAATCTCCTCGGCTTCATAGGTGTTCTTGCTAAGTGTATAGTATTCTTCAATTGGTAGGGTTACTCCATTTGCCGAGTTGTCAGATTCTAAGTTTGCCCGTTCACTTTCTTCCAATGCTTCGAGTGCTGACTTAGCCAACTTCTCGGAAGCTTTGGATGCTTCAATTTCCTTCATAATTGCATTTAGTCTTTTCTCCATCGTGTTAGCTGCAACATTGGCTTGCTCTGCTTCATACTTAGCCTTCTTTAGTTCCTCGCGCATCAAATTCGCCACCAATTTAGCGTGATCTGCTTCCTCAGCCGCTTGTTGCAGTGCCCTGGGTAGGTCCACCATCTTTTCTCTGGAATCCTCATCTTTGTTCATAATTAGCTCCAGCTCAGCATGAACCCTGTTAAGTTCAGCTTCAAGTGATGAGACTGAAATGGATGAAAGATTTTCCCTCTGTTTCATGGTGGCCAAGGTTGTTTTCTCCTTTTCCAGATCATTCTCGAGTGAAGAAACAGCAAGTTTTAAACAATTGACTTCATTCTTAGCAGTTTCAATATGGGACCTTACTTCCTCGAGCTCTTTAGTAGTTGAGGCTAATGCTTCTTGAGTGTTTGTTTCTATCTCTTGTAAATCTCCTTCCCAATAAGCTAGCATCTGTTCTTGAGTGGTTTTGGTTCCCAGGTTCCTCTGTGCTTCTTGGTACGAAGATAATTCATCTTTTAGACTGACAAATAATGTAGAAGCTCTGTCCAGTTTTGATTCAAGATCCTGTGTCAACAGGAGTTTCTCGTTAAGGTGTTGTAATTCTCCTACAGCTTGCTTCAGCTGTTTTTCCCAGTTTAATCTATCTTGATCTAAGGCCAAGGCTGCAGCAATTCTTTGTTCTTCTGCTTCAAGATGCGCAGAATGAGCAGACTCAAGATATTTCTTAATCATGATAAGTTCGAGGGTCAGGTCCTCAACAGCCTTCTCGATTTCCCTCGATGCAGAAACAGAATCATCAGCTTTCGTTACTATGATGTCCCTCTCCTGAACTAATGAATCATATTCTCTTTTTGTGGAGTGAAGCTCTTCTTTTACCAATTTCAACTCTGCAACTGCACTGGCACATCTTTCCTTGGAGACCTCTAGGTGTGTCTTGGTAACCACACTTGCACTGTTAGCAATTCCTTGCTCCATTTCTTTCAGTTGTAGATCAGCAAGTTCGGAGTCTTGTTTGGCTTCTGCCTCCTGAGTTTCTGCTTTCTCCAAACCTAGAGTAAGCTCTTCCACGAGTCTTTTAGCAGAGTCTAACTCCTTTAGCACCTGTTCTTTAAATGCTTCTGCAACTTCACATTGTGCTTTGTATACTGGGATTTTTTCATGTACTTTCTTAAGTTCAAGTTGGGCATGCTTGCGCTTCTGCacacaaacaatatatatatattcgttACCTATGTATTAATAGAATCTGCCAACAAAATAATAGAGGGAAAAGGTGGTAAGATAAAACCAAATATTGCATCTCAAAGCCAcagaatttttgaaatttgtaCAATAATAAACTAGTGTAGAACCAACTGCAGAACCCAAACGTTGAGGCTTATCGTATTAGTGTAGAATAATACACTTAATATTACTAGCGATGGTCAATGATTTCAGTTTGAGCATCAGAAGAAAATAGTAAGAGGAAATAGATAATCAAGCTTTCTGATCCATGTTTGACTAGAGATCTAAAACATATTGTGTTTCTAGCTACAAAAGTCAAAATACATCACAGCATTAGGCTAAGTAGACCATACATAtagaaaaaagaagaaacattAATCACTGAAAATATCATACAGCAAACAATTCTATTAATCTAACTCTAGCCTGTAAGCTACTCTCAGTATGACCTGTTACTTGTGGCCAAATCACAAGCATTCCAGTATCATCTTTAGAATCACAAATGGAAAAGTTTAATTGGAGTCAAGATAAAAGAAACAGTAGGATTAGGATAGCTAAAATGATAATCGAACTGACCTCTATAATCAGTTCCTTTTGAGCTTTCCAATCAACGGTCCCTCCAAATTTGGATACAGCCTGTTTAACAGACTCAAAAGGTGTTGCAGTATCAATGAAGCTTCTTTTCATATCATCTTCCTTTAAATTCTTTAATACTCCATCACTGGGTTTTGGCACCTCAACTCCTTTTAGTTCATCAAGAGGAAGAATTTCTGAAACATTATGAGATTCTGATGAAATGTACTCTTTCTCATCAAGTTTTATTCCTTTTAGGTGTAGATTATTCGTAATAGATGAAGTTTTCTCATTCTTTCCTAATATTACATGTTGATTACCATTATCTTGCTGGCCCATGACGAAGAGTGAAATGTCTTCTGGACTACAACCTTCCATTGAGAAAAATGAATTAGTAGGATCTGTCCTTTCTTCAATGAACTTTGATTCCTCCATCTGAGGAAAATTTGAGTATCCATTTAAtaatttctttgtaagaaaagATAAGAGCAAGCATATAATTGAACGTTGTAACAAATAAATTGAAACACAATTAATTGAGGTTGCACCTTGTTTCATTTGAATGTAATCATGATCATTTATAATGTTCAGAAGAGATATTGGATGCTTGCAAAAATTTGCAATACCTACTATAAGTTAATCCACAATGTCATAATAACATAAAGCCTGACAAGACATAATTTAACCAGGGAACcatgaactaatcatatgaacATAATGTTCATCGTTTCATAGGAAATCAAGAGTTTTATCACATTTCCAACATTTTGGCATATGTTCATCCATCAATCTGATTTAACCTCATTGGATTATGAACTTCAAAACAGATTAAATAGAGAATATAGTGCTTTACTATATACTGGATTAGGAACCTTATGGTTTGTGAAAAATTATTATAGCCAAAGATAAAGTAGCAAATATCTACATTATGAACATCAACTAAACACAGAATTAAAGAAGAAAGGAGATTGAGGGACAAACCTGATTATATGAGCATTTACTAATTGATAGGGTTTGAGATATGACAGCTGAAACTAACTCAGAATAGCTGAGTATAGAGTCCTTAAGAGAGGAAACCCCATGAGCCATTTTCGAAGCCCCAAAAAAAATAGTAGGAGTATTTCTGGTTTATTATTCATAATCATCAGCAATTTCATATGTACAAAACAAGCAAAACAATGCATAACTCCAAGTTTAGACAGGTAATTcaaagaagaaaatgagaagaaaaaGGCAACCACATGAAGATCCTCATGCAATTATTCACTACCAGAAAGACTAAATACCTTTACAGAAAATTCTTCTACGAATATAGTTGCAGCCCCGACATTATGTAACTACAGATAGGATGCAGGAGAATACATATCAACATAAAGACGaaatataaatttgaaaattaaaggcTTGCTTGAGTTTTCTTTTGCGCCACAATTTCCAATTAGGAATTTTGAGATCACAAATAAGCTAAGTGGTTGCCATACGAGACAAATGGCATACAAGGTGACAAGTCGTCCCCTGCCCAATCCGTTCCAAATCCTCTCTGTACTCTCCTGGCCACGGATAGTTTATCGTTTTCTTAGGCCTACAAAAAAAAAGTCTGCTAAAAAATTTGATGATTTCTTTGTTCTTGGTAGCGGAAACAcctcaataaataaataaataaataaataaacaatgtaAAGTTATGGTTCACAGAAGAAAAATGAGATAATTATGTTTGTAGTACGCGTGGAAAATGAAATGCTTGGCGTTACCTTCGGTTTTTGtcctattttattatattgtgcGATGAAAATGCAAATGCATAACGACGATGCTCAGAGCATCGTCACAACACTTATTTCGTGGTTTTATACCTTTTAAATCAGGGCATAAAACATTTCTTCTAAAACATTTGTTCCTGGTTTTATTCCTTGTTGGATGAAAATATGAAATCATCATAGACTTTGTTACATCTATAATCAATAGATAAAATTGGTAAAGGAGGCACCTTTAGATCCATGTGTTCAACCAGTTGATTGCCTGACCCATCCGCTACGATCAGCCACCCTTTTCTTCTAGACTGATTCGGCTCTTGAAGCTGTAGAATGCCATCGCTGATCTAGGACCACATCAAGCTTCAGGAGATGGAGTAGCCGACGGCAGTAAATATCTCGGCTGCGAGAATGCGCGTCCTTGGTGCGGCCACCGCGAGGCACCCATGATTAGGGGCCATGGATGACGACTAGATAGCGCGAGGGTTTCGGGAGGAGGCAGTAAACGACGATAGAGACGGTATAGGAGCCGAGATGAGAGACGGAAGGACACAGTGTTGCTCGGTGCTTGCATTGCTGTAGGAATTATTGTCGATcacgcggcggcggcggcggcggaggcggcggcggcgagaAGTTGCACTAGTGGTTGTGCGAAAGAAGAGCAAATAGTTCGCTTGATTAAGATATTATAACATTATTTTTCTTTTCGAGATTGTTTAATGCTACTAATTTAGTGTTGTCaaagtgaatttttttttttttttgaaatgtcATCATTAACTTTAGAGATTTTAACAATCTACTATAAGCTTTCCacttttaagttttaataaacATATCACAGGCTTTTCACTTTGTAACAGATTTAGCAATTCGGATTTActcaattttataaatattcacatagattttaatattttttttttaaaaaaatctgaatATCCAACTTTATTAATCCTAAAGTGGGATAAAAAATCGTACTTTTACTACGATAAATAATTATAAAGTTTAATTTATAAATAAcatatatactaaatatataaataaattaaaaataaatatattatatcaataaaacattaataaatatttaaaataattatataaacactacTCGTCTAGttattttagagataaaaatatttatcaaatctaCATAATTCAATTATCGAACTCTTTCTTTCTCAATCAATAACATTGATAGCTCATTTAGTATATCCTATAACACTAAGACCAATGCGGTGGTTGTAGGCATTAGTAAGGCGACAAGTAGTAACTACCATGCAATTAGGTCGTAATTCGCACAAGCGACTGAGATAGCGTGCGACAACCCCATGCTACGCAATTAAGTCACGCGAGCAAAGACCAACCGCCAGCTTACGTTGAGTGAGATAGTCACTGCGAGAATCGACGCGATTAAATCGCACAAACGATCCTTGTTGCATGATTAAGTTACAATTAGTGTCACGTGTTGCAAGACGAAGAAGATGATCGAAGAAGAAGATTATGATTACCTCTTATTCCGTAGATCTGTGCCTTGGTAAAAAGAACGCTAAAGAAGAAATCGCATGCAAAGAAGAGCAACACCGGAGAAACAATTGCGTGCAAAGAAGAGGCATGCGTCGGTGTGTGCCTCAGAGCCGTGATAATAAGTTTAACGACCATTTAGAGTTCATATCtctcatttttttaatataattaaaaaaaatgacccTTCATTGGGTTAGGCCTTGAAAAGATTGCTTCTTTGACCTCATGAAAATTACGACTCTGATCGACAATTCGatcttataaaaatttctcattaattattaaaataaatcaaaaaatattcaTAGTCAAGAAATTCAATATCCTTTTATTATCCgtcctattttttttaaaaaaaaatcctataaccGCTGGATCATAATTCCAGAGACAAAATGGATCATAAAGAGATGCCTAACTTGTGGTTCAAATTCCACTTATTGTCTGAGAAAAAATCCCACCGCTTTACCACCATCCTGTGCCCCGAGGGCATTTATTAAGGATGCCTTCTTCACGGTTAAATTGCTCATAAATTTATTACTAGTATTGATCAAATAGTGCAactttaaaaaaacaaaacattGTACATAAATTCTAAGATTGATAATATACTTACTACATGGAAATTATACCAT contains:
- the LOC122029373 gene encoding protein WEAK CHLOROPLAST MOVEMENT UNDER BLUE LIGHT 1-like isoform X2, producing MDLKMEESKFIEERTDPTNSFFSMEGCSPEDISLFVMGQQDNEILPLDELKGVEVPKPSDGVLKNLKEDDMKRSFIDTATPFESVKQAVSKFGGTVDWKAQKELIIEKRKHAQLELKKVHEKIPVYKAQCEVAEAFKEQVLKELDSAKRLVEELTLGLEKAETQEAEAKQDSELADLQLKEMEQGIANSASVVTKTHLEVSKERCASAVAELKLVKEELHSTKREYDSLVQERDIIVTKADDSVSASREIEKAVEDLTLELIMIKKYLESAHSAHLEAEEQRIAAALALDQDRLNWEKQLKQAVGELQHLNEKLLLTQDLESKLDRASTLFVSLKDELSSYQEAQRNLGTKTTQEQMLAYWEGDLQEIETNTQEALASTTKELEEVRSHIETAKNEVNCLKLAVSSLENDLEKEKTTLATMKQRENLSSISVSSLEAELNRVHAELELIMNKDEDSREKMVDLPRALQQAAEEADHAKLVANLMREELKKAKYEAEQANVAANTMEKRLNAIMKEIEASKASEKLAKSALEALEESERANLESDNSANGVTLPIEEYYTLSKNTYEAEEIAYNRVISAFEQIKAAKESELKSLVKLEETKKMIKKKKIFQIAAMGKPEMANEEKLHAEQELQTMRAELEQRRKVSNDAMGLSDPEGAIGEIDAAYESSSGSPRPYIPQSNTTIALRNSKRRRSFLPRLVTFLTRKEVQTPKS
- the LOC122029373 gene encoding protein WEAK CHLOROPLAST MOVEMENT UNDER BLUE LIGHT 1-like isoform X3, whose translation is MEESKFIEERTDPTNSFFSMEGCSPEDISLFVMGQQDNEILPLDELKGVEVPKPSDGVLKNLKEDDMKRSFIDTATPFESVKQAVSKFGGTVDWKAQKELIIEKRKHAQLELKKVHEKIPVYKAQCEVAEAFKEQVLKELDSAKRLVEELTLGLEKAETQEAEAKQDSELADLQLKEMEQGIANSASVVTKTHLEVSKERCASAVAELKLVKEELHSTKREYDSLVQERDIIVTKADDSVSASREIEKAVEDLTLELIMIKKYLESAHSAHLEAEEQRIAAALALDQDRLNWEKQLKQAVGELQHLNEKLLLTQDLESKLDRASTLFVSLKDELSSYQEAQRNLGTKTTQEQMLAYWEGDLQEIETNTQEALASTTKELEEVRSHIETAKNEVNCLKLAVSSLENDLEKEKTTLATMKQRENLSSISVSSLEAELNRVHAELELIMNKDEDSREKMVDLPRALQQAAEEADHAKLVANLMREELKKAKYEAEQANVAANTMEKRLNAIMKEIEASKASEKLAKSALEALEESERANLESDNSANGVTLPIEEYYTLSKNTYEAEEIAYNRVISAFEQIKAAKESELKSLVKLEETKKMIKKKKIFQIAAMGKPEMANEEKLHAEQELQTMRAELEQRRKVSNDAMGLSDPEGAIGEIDAAYESSSGSPRPYIPQSNTTIALRNSKRRRSFLPRLVTFLTRKEVQTPKS
- the LOC122029373 gene encoding protein WEAK CHLOROPLAST MOVEMENT UNDER BLUE LIGHT 1-like isoform X1 — encoded protein: MKQGATSINCVSIYLLQRSIICLLLSFLTKKLLNGYSNFPQMEESKFIEERTDPTNSFFSMEGCSPEDISLFVMGQQDNEILPLDELKGVEVPKPSDGVLKNLKEDDMKRSFIDTATPFESVKQAVSKFGGTVDWKAQKELIIEKRKHAQLELKKVHEKIPVYKAQCEVAEAFKEQVLKELDSAKRLVEELTLGLEKAETQEAEAKQDSELADLQLKEMEQGIANSASVVTKTHLEVSKERCASAVAELKLVKEELHSTKREYDSLVQERDIIVTKADDSVSASREIEKAVEDLTLELIMIKKYLESAHSAHLEAEEQRIAAALALDQDRLNWEKQLKQAVGELQHLNEKLLLTQDLESKLDRASTLFVSLKDELSSYQEAQRNLGTKTTQEQMLAYWEGDLQEIETNTQEALASTTKELEEVRSHIETAKNEVNCLKLAVSSLENDLEKEKTTLATMKQRENLSSISVSSLEAELNRVHAELELIMNKDEDSREKMVDLPRALQQAAEEADHAKLVANLMREELKKAKYEAEQANVAANTMEKRLNAIMKEIEASKASEKLAKSALEALEESERANLESDNSANGVTLPIEEYYTLSKNTYEAEEIAYNRVISAFEQIKAAKESELKSLVKLEETKKMIKKKKIFQIAAMGKPEMANEEKLHAEQELQTMRAELEQRRKVSNDAMGLSDPEGAIGEIDAAYESSSGSPRPYIPQSNTTIALRNSKRRRSFLPRLVTFLTRKEVQTPKS